In a genomic window of Candidatus Margulisiibacteriota bacterium:
- a CDS encoding glycosyltransferase, translated as MANVKASIIIRTFNEGAHLARLLETIKSQSYKNWEIIIVDSGSTDNTLEVAGRYPVKIVKIRSEEFSFGRSLNLGCRNANGDYLIFVSGHAYPQDNIWLNNLIQSFEDDKIAMVYGRQIGNEVTKLSEERDLRGNFGDKSKILVEESFGNNANAAVRRSLWERIPFDENLPGLEDIDWAHKVQKQGFYVYYRADAVIVHIHDENYRRIYNRFKRESIAYTAIFPDSIYDKRQAALLFALLTCRDFYYGLARGKSPRKIAQAPFYRFFQIKGLYDGQHSAGQLTNELKTELYFPESNRSVVITGTNRHQLQVRDIPTVDGDEVLINVKYVGVCSTDLDILSGKLDYYKSGWAKYPIVPGHEFSGLVAGKGKNVKDFEVGDKVVGECILGCGDCQPCQENNPLGCAERKEVGVLNFNGAYAQYLKLASRFVHRLSPGAQLEKACLIEPLAVSLRGVRKLTAGDAGRSRKVAVVGFGTIGNLCAQLIVLAGYEVDVFDRNKLKTGAIRDKKIRGFNELAGLDAYDYLIEATGRPEALNRVLNESKAGAKILLLGLPYAKLEYDFESLVCFDKSLIGSVGSTKEDFAEAVKVYGRLDLSALTQNIFSLDDYHLAWEKHLKGAIGKAIIKVG; from the coding sequence GTGGCTAACGTTAAAGCCTCGATCATCATCAGGACGTTCAATGAAGGGGCGCACCTGGCCAGATTACTTGAGACTATTAAGTCGCAAAGCTACAAAAACTGGGAAATAATAATTGTTGATTCCGGCTCAACCGATAACACTTTGGAGGTGGCCGGGCGGTATCCGGTCAAGATCGTCAAAATAAGGTCGGAGGAGTTTTCTTTCGGCCGCTCGCTCAATTTGGGCTGCCGGAACGCGAACGGCGATTATTTGATCTTTGTCAGCGGCCACGCTTATCCACAGGATAATATTTGGTTAAATAATCTAATTCAGTCTTTTGAGGATGATAAGATCGCTATGGTTTATGGCCGGCAGATAGGGAATGAAGTCACAAAGCTTTCCGAAGAACGCGATCTGCGCGGCAATTTCGGGGATAAATCAAAGATCCTGGTCGAAGAGTCTTTCGGCAATAATGCCAACGCGGCAGTCAGACGATCGCTTTGGGAACGAATTCCCTTTGACGAAAACCTGCCGGGCTTGGAAGATATTGACTGGGCGCATAAGGTGCAAAAGCAGGGGTTTTACGTTTATTACCGGGCCGATGCCGTGATCGTCCACATCCACGATGAGAATTACCGGCGCATCTATAACCGCTTCAAGCGCGAATCGATCGCTTACACGGCGATTTTTCCTGACTCTATTTATGATAAAAGGCAGGCGGCGCTGCTGTTCGCCTTGCTTACTTGCCGCGATTTTTATTATGGGTTGGCCCGGGGAAAGTCGCCGCGCAAGATCGCCCAGGCGCCATTTTACCGCTTCTTTCAGATCAAGGGGCTTTATGACGGCCAGCACAGTGCCGGCCAGCTGACTAATGAATTAAAAACCGAGTTGTATTTCCCGGAGAGCAACCGGAGCGTAGTGATCACCGGGACAAACCGGCATCAGCTCCAGGTCAGGGATATCCCTACTGTCGACGGCGATGAAGTGCTCATCAATGTCAAATATGTCGGCGTCTGTTCGACCGATCTGGATATTCTTAGCGGTAAACTTGATTATTACAAGTCCGGCTGGGCTAAATATCCGATCGTGCCGGGCCACGAATTTTCCGGGCTAGTGGCTGGGAAAGGGAAAAACGTCAAAGACTTTGAGGTTGGCGATAAAGTTGTCGGTGAGTGCATCTTAGGCTGCGGCGACTGCCAGCCCTGCCAGGAGAATAATCCGCTTGGCTGTGCCGAAAGGAAAGAGGTCGGCGTCCTTAACTTTAACGGCGCCTACGCGCAGTATCTGAAGCTGGCCAGCCGGTTCGTCCACCGTCTTTCCCCGGGCGCCCAGCTGGAAAAAGCCTGCCTGATCGAGCCGCTGGCGGTATCCCTGCGCGGCGTCAGGAAGCTGACCGCTGGCGATGCCGGCCGATCCCGGAAGGTCGCGGTCGTCGGCTTTGGAACGATCGGCAACCTCTGCGCCCAACTGATCGTCCTGGCCGGTTATGAAGTTGATGTTTTTGACCGGAACAAATTAAAGACCGGCGCGATCCGGGACAAAAAGATCCGGGGTTTTAATGAGCTGGCCGGGCTTGACGCTTACGATTATTTGATCGAAGCGACCGGTCGGCCGGAAGCGCTCAACCGGGTACTTAACGAAAGCAAAGCCGGGGCAAAGATTTTATTGCTCGGTTTGCCTTACGCGAAACTGGAATATGATTTTGAATCGTTAGTTTGTTTCGATAAGAGCTTGATCGGTTCGGTCGGCAGTACCAAAGAGGATTTTGCCG
- a CDS encoding YfhO family protein, whose protein sequence is MLLKLHDQLDSFWPYQVEMARRVLSFHLPLWFPDYLGGLPFLYMDINWLFLPMLVGGLFRDPWAFVAVTMMQFILAGYGGYLFLQYYLKTDDQASFAGGLLWALGTFSLTYWRIFDLATIPLLFYCLERFVFEEQRGRRLLSFLGLLVAAANIYLAKGAPFIAVFQLFFIFFATPDRNRRQKLLVAFSWLWSFVVVMNLPVIISLFSSTSIGSRGLVKWIPDQPIALIERLKGLFNYTIGASAMNFGVISTFIFLFGLLRFKKWDKLIRALLYFYLVVLFFAFFVDSAAWFQNLRQHLPLKDYRLSRFLLPSPFITLLIIIANFEAFMVLIQEHFRKYSLLIASSVFLLLYYYFNKPGYDRHIGLFILITFTLLFLVGINLLKLFRIKRAWLVGFVVLLIFAERLTNVALLRVLDGPSYKTFFRSPLFEKYRSAHKYDYRIAFINRTERLNWHPTVGFYNGYQVAGGYASQYSRRYAVYWESVIKDKRDEFLSYPYKAYLIDSTNKHGPIDQISFRPDLLALHNVRYVFSLYRISDPGRRGMKMINKGDDFAALAERSKIKWYLKTLFQPMDYYVYEINSWSPRFFLANNYALVSGEKEIVDYIDKHSEAQLKRQVVYDRRDLSPQQIEALSQLRGSGGTLAITDYSDNRIVIDVNSSGRQQLILAENFAPDWLASVNGRLTEIMPAYGAFRAVMVDKGRNLVILKYQPKMLIHSFWLSGIGTLCFIISGFIWSFRRSKRK, encoded by the coding sequence TCTGGGCGGGCTGCCATTCTTATATATGGACATAAATTGGTTATTCCTCCCGATGCTGGTGGGCGGTTTGTTCCGGGACCCGTGGGCGTTTGTCGCGGTTACGATGATGCAATTTATCCTGGCCGGTTACGGCGGGTATCTTTTTCTGCAATATTATCTGAAGACTGATGATCAGGCGAGTTTTGCGGGCGGTTTGTTGTGGGCGCTGGGGACTTTCAGCCTGACTTACTGGCGGATCTTTGACCTGGCGACAATACCGCTCCTTTTTTATTGCCTGGAGAGGTTTGTCTTTGAGGAGCAGAGAGGAAGAAGGCTTTTAAGCTTTTTAGGCTTGCTGGTTGCCGCTGCTAATATTTACCTGGCTAAAGGGGCTCCTTTTATCGCGGTCTTCCAATTGTTTTTCATTTTCTTTGCTACTCCGGACAGGAACAGGCGCCAAAAACTCTTGGTTGCTTTTTCTTGGCTTTGGTCGTTTGTTGTCGTTATGAACCTGCCAGTGATAATTTCCCTATTTTCCAGTACCAGCATCGGCAGCCGTGGTCTGGTCAAGTGGATACCGGACCAGCCGATCGCTTTGATCGAGCGCTTAAAGGGGCTGTTCAATTATACGATTGGCGCTTCGGCCATGAACTTTGGCGTGATCTCGACCTTTATCTTTTTGTTCGGTCTGCTCCGTTTTAAGAAGTGGGACAAGCTGATCCGGGCGCTGTTATATTTTTATCTTGTGGTTCTCTTTTTTGCGTTTTTTGTTGATTCAGCGGCCTGGTTCCAGAACTTAAGACAACACTTGCCTTTGAAGGATTATCGGTTATCCAGGTTTCTTCTGCCGTCTCCCTTCATTACTTTGCTGATAATTATCGCGAATTTTGAAGCTTTTATGGTTTTGATCCAGGAGCACTTTCGAAAATATTCTCTCTTGATCGCGAGCTCGGTTTTCCTGTTGTTGTATTACTACTTCAATAAACCAGGTTATGACCGGCATATCGGTCTTTTCATATTGATCACTTTCACCCTGCTGTTTCTCGTTGGGATCAATCTGCTTAAATTGTTCCGGATCAAACGCGCCTGGCTCGTCGGTTTTGTTGTCCTGCTGATCTTTGCGGAAAGATTGACCAATGTGGCGCTGTTAAGGGTGCTTGATGGGCCGTCTTATAAAACGTTTTTCCGCTCGCCGCTGTTTGAAAAGTACCGGTCGGCGCACAAATATGATTATCGAATAGCTTTTATTAACCGGACCGAACGGCTCAACTGGCATCCGACGGTTGGGTTTTACAATGGTTATCAGGTGGCCGGGGGCTATGCCTCACAATACTCGCGTCGTTACGCGGTTTATTGGGAATCGGTCATCAAAGATAAAAGGGATGAATTCCTGTCGTATCCCTACAAAGCTTACCTGATCGACAGCACTAATAAGCATGGGCCGATCGATCAAATATCCTTCCGGCCCGATCTGCTGGCTTTGCATAATGTTCGGTATGTTTTCTCTTTGTACAGGATCAGTGACCCCGGCCGCCGGGGAATGAAAATGATCAACAAGGGCGATGATTTTGCCGCGCTGGCTGAACGCTCAAAGATCAAGTGGTATTTAAAGACATTGTTTCAGCCGATGGATTATTACGTTTATGAAATAAACTCCTGGTCGCCGAGGTTTTTTCTCGCCAATAATTATGCTTTGGTCAGCGGGGAAAAAGAGATCGTTGATTACATCGACAAACATTCGGAGGCGCAACTTAAGCGCCAGGTGGTCTATGATCGGAGGGATCTTTCACCGCAGCAGATCGAAGCTTTGTCACAATTGAGAGGTTCAGGGGGAACGCTTGCAATCACCGATTATTCTGATAACCGGATTGTGATCGATGTGAATTCCAGCGGCAGGCAGCAGCTTATCCTGGCAGAGAATTTTGCCCCTGATTGGCTGGCCAGTGTTAACGGCCGGCTGACAGAGATAATGCCGGCTTACGGCGCTTTTCGTGCTGTTATGGTCGATAAAGGGCGAAATCTGGTTATCTTGAAGTACCAGCCCAAAATGCTCATTCATTCTTTCTGGCTTTCCGGTATAGGAACGCTTTGCTTTATTATCTCAGGTTTTATTTGGTCGTTCCGGAGGAGTAAGCGCAAATAA
- a CDS encoding phosphoglycerate dehydrogenase, with translation MKWKVLVSAPYLQPVISEFKSFFRENGIAIVVPKVRERLEEADLLKLVGDLDGVICGDDRFTAKVLHRAKKLKVIAKWGTGIDSIDKAEAEKLGISVYNTPNAFTDPVADTVLGYMLSFARNIPWNTSAMRRGEWQKTQGVSLKERVLGVIGVGNIGKAVIRRAAAFGMKTIGTDIVKIDDAFLQETGTKILSKRELLAQADFISLNCELNSTSRHLIGAEEFALMKPNAFIINTARGPIIDEKALVKALKKKLIAGAGLDVFESEPLPKNSPLRKMTNCLLSAHDANSSPLAWAAVHKNTLNNLLVGLKHSRRGEK, from the coding sequence ATGAAATGGAAAGTGCTGGTTTCCGCCCCATATCTGCAGCCGGTGATCAGCGAATTCAAATCTTTTTTCCGGGAGAACGGGATTGCGATCGTTGTGCCGAAAGTCCGCGAAAGATTGGAAGAAGCGGACCTGCTTAAGCTGGTCGGGGATCTTGACGGCGTGATTTGCGGGGACGACCGGTTTACGGCGAAAGTCTTGCATCGAGCGAAAAAGCTCAAGGTTATCGCCAAATGGGGGACAGGGATCGATTCGATCGATAAGGCCGAGGCGGAAAAACTCGGTATAAGTGTTTATAACACGCCCAACGCGTTCACCGATCCGGTCGCCGATACCGTTCTTGGTTACATGCTTAGTTTTGCCAGAAATATTCCCTGGAACACTTCTGCCATGCGCCGGGGCGAATGGCAGAAGACGCAGGGCGTTTCGCTTAAAGAGCGCGTGCTGGGGGTGATCGGCGTCGGCAATATCGGCAAAGCAGTTATCCGGCGGGCCGCCGCTTTTGGCATGAAGACGATCGGCACCGATATTGTTAAGATCGATGACGCTTTTCTTCAAGAGACCGGGACCAAGATATTGTCTAAAAGGGAACTGCTGGCACAAGCCGATTTTATCAGTCTCAATTGCGAGCTTAACTCAACCAGCCGCCATTTGATCGGCGCTGAAGAGTTCGCGCTGATGAAGCCAAATGCGTTCATTATCAATACTGCTCGCGGGCCGATCATCGATGAAAAGGCGCTGGTTAAAGCTTTAAAGAAAAAGCTTATCGCCGGCGCCGGGCTCGATGTCTTTGAGTCTGAGCCTTTGCCTAAGAACAGTCCGCTCCGGAAAATGACTAATTGCCTGCTTTCGGCCCACGATGCTAACAGCAGTCCGCTCGCCTGGGCAGCCGTTCATAAAAACACCTTAAATAATCTTCTAGTCGGGTTGAAACATAGCCGAAGGGGTGAGAAATGA
- a CDS encoding cyclase family protein yields the protein MKIIRVSYDLEDKMPVFTNNLPNKIEAIDSFNKGATWNSYKITLFNHNGTHIDAPYHFDRQGKRVGEFAINDFIFDKPHLIDLPKRAGESIGADELQACPRNCDLLLLRTGFWKKRQKKEYVSNSPWLHPEAAGFIREKFKGLKAIGIDTISIASFPHLELGGEAHRLLLKDKSRLMIIEDLNLGAIARRARIKRFFAIPLFVSQVDSMPCTAFAEVSGG from the coding sequence ATGAAGATTATCAGGGTTTCCTATGACCTAGAAGACAAAATGCCGGTTTTTACCAACAATTTGCCAAACAAGATCGAGGCGATCGATTCGTTCAATAAAGGGGCGACTTGGAATTCTTATAAGATCACGCTTTTTAACCATAACGGCACCCACATTGACGCCCCGTATCATTTTGACCGGCAGGGCAAAAGGGTCGGCGAGTTTGCCATTAACGATTTTATCTTTGATAAGCCGCACCTGATCGATCTGCCAAAACGGGCAGGGGAGAGCATTGGAGCGGACGAGTTGCAAGCTTGTCCCAGAAATTGTGATTTATTGTTGCTCAGGACTGGTTTTTGGAAAAAACGGCAGAAAAAAGAGTATGTGAGCAATAGTCCCTGGCTTCATCCGGAAGCGGCCGGATTTATCCGCGAAAAATTCAAAGGGCTTAAGGCGATCGGCATTGACACTATTTCCATTGCCTCTTTTCCTCATCTTGAGCTGGGGGGAGAAGCGCACCGCTTGCTGCTAAAAGATAAGAGCCGCCTGATGATTATTGAAGATCTCAATCTTGGAGCGATCGCCCGCCGGGCCAGGATCAAGCGGTTTTTTGCCATTCCGCTTTTTGTCAGTCAGGTTGACAGCATGCCGTGTACCGCCTTCGCGGAGGTCTCCGGTGGCTAA